The following coding sequences lie in one Anguilla rostrata isolate EN2019 chromosome 8, ASM1855537v3, whole genome shotgun sequence genomic window:
- the gmeb1 gene encoding glucocorticoid modulatory element-binding protein 1: protein MADAEVTMSMGDVVVVNATGEDGDPDDVSKTQVILQLQPITQGIGEECAEANAALTAVDAHQEMIADGEEVEFGYPITCGESKAVLLFKKFVCPGINVKCVKYDDQLISPKQFVHLAGKATLKDWKRAIRLGGVMLRKMMDSRQIDFYQHDTVCTNTCRSTKFDLLISNTRLPLQGSEPATPATPQVGNGGQAIIVEERLEEPVATVEFSPRAVPVMTEAESKRETEDISEETLNFWKGIADVGLMGEVVANIRTELLEVLTGVQQRSAALLEPDIAVLSSLGQVFGLLDSVKRVLDSRRCQTDPSQEHVLSTLTGLEQQLEEQKKQARDWRARSRALLHSVAFPPAGAPKPPAKRPRLQRPASASVLSASAPQHQQFTVLSPITLSPVGQPFTVTGLPVGSLASQPNTVTLHTLSAGSQLFTRYAGASGKGDTITLHPASSLTLLSAAAVQDSGHLGAIVSPVELVHLAREDEAGAGGQGEAPAQPDDGEVVEGAVLVQEAGLEVKEEEEEEEEEEEEAEDEGQTHTTVIEIDPAPGDHADGVMGLQLAGAEVVHGEMEVLGDGEEGTVVVQGEMEVVGEGEGTSVVVHGEVEEVQLDAQGQLHDVQIVVIEEEAQEEAK from the exons ATGGCGGACGCGGAGGTCACGATGTCCATGGGGGACGTGGTGGTGGTCAACGCCACCGGGGAGGACGGTGACCCCGACGACGTCTCGAAGACGCAGGTCATCCTGCagctccagccaatcacacaggg GATTGGAGAGGAGTGTGCAGAGGCTAATGCTGCCCTTACAGCCGTGGATGCACACCAGG AGATGATTGCCGACGGGGAGGAGGTGGAGTTTGGCTATCCCATCACTTGTGGCGAGAGcaaagcagtgctgctgttcaAGAAGTTTGTCTGCCCTGGCatcaatgtgaaatgtgtgaag taCGACGACCAGCTGATCAGCCCCAAGCAGTTTGTCCACCTGGCGGGGAAAGCGACCCTGAAGGACTGGAAGAGGGCCATCCGGCTGGGCGGGGTCATGCTCAG gAAAATGATGGACTCGAGGCAGATTGACTTTTACCAGCATGACACGGTGTGCACCAACACCTGCCGCAGCACCAAGTTTGACCTGCTGATCAGCAACACGCggctccccctgcagggcaGCGAGCCAGCcacacccgccaccccccaag tgggGAACGGAGGTCAGGCCATCATAGTGGAGGAGAGGCTGGAGGAACCCGTCGCCACGGTGGAGTTCAGCCCCAGGGCTGTCCCGGTCAtgacagaggcagagagcaaACGGGAAACGGAGGACATCTCTG AGGAGACGCTGAACTTCTGGAAGGGCATCGCGGACGTGGGGCTGATGGGAGAGGTGGTGGCCAACATCCGCACCGAGCTGCTGGAGGTGCTGACGGGAGTGCAGCAGCgcagcgccgccctgctggagcCCG acatcGCGGTGCTCAGCAGTCTGGGCCAGGTCTTCGGGCTGCTGGACTCCGTGAAGCGAGTCCTGGACAGCCGCCGCTGCCAGACCGACCCCAGCCAGGAGCACGTCCTCAGCACGCTGACAG GCCTCGAGCAGCAGTTGGAGGAGCAGAAGAAGCAGGCGCGCGATTGGCGGGCTCGCTCCCGGGCGCTCCTCCACAGCGTGGCCTTCCCGCCCGCGGGGGCCCCCAAGCCCCCCGCCAAGCGGCCGCGCCTCCAGCGGCCGGCCTCGGCCAGCGTCCTGAGCGCGTCGGCCCCGCAGCACCAGCAGTTCACCGTGCTGTCGCCCATCACCCTGTCGCCCGTCGGCCAGCCCTTCACCGTGACCGGGCTCCCCGTGGGCTCCCTGGCCTCCCAGCCCAACACCGTCACCCTGCACACGCTGTCCGCCGGCTCCCAGCTCTTCACCCGCTACGCCGGCGCCTCTGGCAAAGGCGACACCATCACCCTCCACCCGGCCTCCAGCCTGACGCTGCTGAGCGCGGCCGCCGTGCAGGACTCCGGCCACCTGGGGGCGATAGTGAGCCCGGTGGAGCTGGTGCACCTGGCCCGGGAGGACGAGGCGGgcgcgggggggcagggggaggcgcCGGCCCAGCCCGACGAcggggaggtggtggagggggcggtgctggtgcaggaggcggggctggaggtgaaagaggaggaggaggaagaggaggaggaggaggaggaggccgaggACGAGGGCCAGACGCACACCACGGTCATCGAGATAGACCCGGCGCCCGGCGACCACGCGGACGGGGTGATGGGGCTGCAGCTGGCGGGGGCGGAGGTGGTCCACGGCGAGATGGAGGTcctgggggatggggaggaggggaCTGTGGTGGTACAGGGCGAGATGGAGGTggtgggcgagggggaggggaccAGCGTGGTGGTGCacggggaggtggaggaggtgcagcTGGATGCGCAGGGGCAGCTGCATGACGTGCAGATCGTGGTCATCGAGGAAGAGGCGCAGGAAGAGGCCAAATAA